From Xiphophorus couchianus chromosome 23, X_couchianus-1.0, whole genome shotgun sequence, one genomic window encodes:
- the elovl6 gene encoding very long chain fatty acid elongase 6 isoform X1 has product MSVLALQEYEFERQFNEEEAIRWMQENWKKSFLFSALYAACILGGRHVMKQREKFELRKPLVLWSLTLAVFSIFGAIRTGSYMMFILMSKGLKQSVCDQSFYNGPVSKFWAYAFVLSKAPELGDTLFIVLRKQKLIFLHWYHHITVLLYSWYSYKDMVAGGGWFMTMNYLVHAVMYSYYALRAAGFKVSRKFAMFITLTQITQMLMGCVVNYLVYSWMQQGQECPSHMQNIVWSSLMYLSYFVLFVQFFFETYIGKSNSSAKTEVKKNE; this is encoded by the exons ATGTCGGTTTTAGCTCTACAAGAATATGAATTTGAGAGGCAGTTCAACGAGGAGGAAGCCATCCGATGGATGCAGGAGAACTG GAAGAAGTCGTTCCTGTTCTCTGCGCTCTACGCTGCCTGCATCCTGGGAGGGCGTCATGTCATGAAGCAAAGGGAAAAGTTTGAGCTGCGGAAACCCCTGGTCCTGTGGTCTCTCACGCTCGCTGTGTTCAG TATCTTTGGTGCCATCCGCACTGGGAGCTACATGATGTTCATCCTGATGAGCAAAGGGCTGAAACAGTCAGTTTGCGACCAGAGTTTCTACAACGGGCCAGTCAGCAAATTCTGGGCTTACGCCTTCGTCCTCAGCAAGGCTCCTGAACTGG GTGACACTCTCTTCATCGTCTTGAGGAAGCAGAAGCTCATTTTCCTCCACTGGTACCACCACATCACCGTGCTGCTCTACTCCTGGTACTCCTACAAGGACATGGTGGCGGGCGGCGGTTGGTTCATGACCATGAACTACTTGGTCCACGCCGTCATGTATTCCTACTACGCGCTGCGGGCAGCTGGCTTCAAGGTTTCGCGCAAGTTCGCCATGTTCATCACTCTGACCCAGATCACCCAGATGCTGATGGGATGCGTGGTCAACTACCTGGTGTACTCCTGGATGCAGCAGGGCCAGGAGTGTCCATcccacatgcagaacattgTGTGGTCctctctgatgtacctcagcTACTTTGTGCTTTTTGTCCAGTTCTTTTTTGAAACCTACATCGGCAAGTCCAACTCATCGGCCAAGACTGAAGTCAAGAAGAACGAGTAG
- the elovl6 gene encoding very long chain fatty acid elongase 6 isoform X2 produces the protein MKQREKFELRKPLVLWSLTLAVFSIFGAIRTGSYMMFILMSKGLKQSVCDQSFYNGPVSKFWAYAFVLSKAPELGDTLFIVLRKQKLIFLHWYHHITVLLYSWYSYKDMVAGGGWFMTMNYLVHAVMYSYYALRAAGFKVSRKFAMFITLTQITQMLMGCVVNYLVYSWMQQGQECPSHMQNIVWSSLMYLSYFVLFVQFFFETYIGKSNSSAKTEVKKNE, from the exons ATGAAGCAAAGGGAAAAGTTTGAGCTGCGGAAACCCCTGGTCCTGTGGTCTCTCACGCTCGCTGTGTTCAG TATCTTTGGTGCCATCCGCACTGGGAGCTACATGATGTTCATCCTGATGAGCAAAGGGCTGAAACAGTCAGTTTGCGACCAGAGTTTCTACAACGGGCCAGTCAGCAAATTCTGGGCTTACGCCTTCGTCCTCAGCAAGGCTCCTGAACTGG GTGACACTCTCTTCATCGTCTTGAGGAAGCAGAAGCTCATTTTCCTCCACTGGTACCACCACATCACCGTGCTGCTCTACTCCTGGTACTCCTACAAGGACATGGTGGCGGGCGGCGGTTGGTTCATGACCATGAACTACTTGGTCCACGCCGTCATGTATTCCTACTACGCGCTGCGGGCAGCTGGCTTCAAGGTTTCGCGCAAGTTCGCCATGTTCATCACTCTGACCCAGATCACCCAGATGCTGATGGGATGCGTGGTCAACTACCTGGTGTACTCCTGGATGCAGCAGGGCCAGGAGTGTCCATcccacatgcagaacattgTGTGGTCctctctgatgtacctcagcTACTTTGTGCTTTTTGTCCAGTTCTTTTTTGAAACCTACATCGGCAAGTCCAACTCATCGGCCAAGACTGAAGTCAAGAAGAACGAGTAG